TGTCCACGAACAACACGCGTCGCTGCCAGCTGACGGGCTTGACCGGGGCGAAGGAGTAGCTGCTGACGAAGAGGCTGGTGTGGTCGCCATGCTCCCAGCGGTTCGTCAGCGGGGCCTTCGACTCCATCGGGATCGAGCCCACGAACTCGTCCACGCCGTCTACGGTGATCGTGTTGTGCAGGAAACCGGAGCCCTGCCGCGAGATGAACGAGTCGGGGGTGTTGGCGGCATAGCGGGTGCCGGAGGGGTCAATGATGAACTTGGCGCCCAGGGCCGTGATGACAAAGCTGAGACGGTCGCCATGGCAGTGGGTCGTGCCCCACGGCCCGCCGTCAATCGCCATGTAGCAGGCCTGCGGCGTCCAGTCGCTGCGCATGGTGTAGTAGCCGCACCAGGCCTCCTGCCCCGGCACGGGCCAGACCGTGAAGGGCGGCACAGGGTCAGCCGCCTTGCCCAGCACGGTCGGCGCCCACGGCAGGTCCGTCCAGGCAGCGACCTCGGGGTTGAGGGCGCCTTGCACCTTGCCAGCGTACAGGTCGCCGAACGACGGTAGCCAGCCGGTCGGGTCGCTCAGCGCGGCCAGGCACGTCACCATCGCCCCCAGCCGCGGCTTGAGCGCCTGGATGGCCGGCCGGTCGCGCAGGCCCCACGCCATCTCCTGCATCTCGCGTGAGGTCCCCATCGAGTACGCCGTGGTCAGTTCCACGCACATGCCGTCGGGGTAGAACGACTGGGTGATGTACTGGGCGGCCAGCTCGGCGCTGAAGTCCAGCCAACGCTGGGCCTGAGGGAAGTCCTGCAGGACGGTCGCGGCCATCGCCAGCCCCCGGATCATGGCGCAGCCGCCGTTGTGCCGCATGTCCACCCATGTCTGGATCTGGGTGGCCATGTACCCGCACTCCTGGTACAGCCGGTGCAGGATCGTGAGCAGTTCCTCATCCGTCACGTCCGGCGAAGTGCGGATCAGGGGCAGCGTATCGGACAGCTCCCAGAAGCGCTCGGGCAACATGCACCAGTACCAGGGCTTGGCGACGGTGGTGTGGCTGACCCAACCGGTCTTGCTGGACTGGCCCACGAAGTCGGCGATGGGGTAGGCCGCGATGTACCCGAGAACGTGGTCCACGAGGAAGCGCAGGTACCTGCGGTCGCGGGTGTGGTGGTAACTGTAGCGCGGGGCGATGAGCAGGGGCATCCGGGTGACGCACGACAGCGGGCAGTCGTGCCAGTCTATCCCGGTGGGCGGGGCGTCGTAGACGCTGTAGCCATCGTTGAAGTGCCCGGCCAGGGCCGCCTCAGCGGTGCCGTTCTTGTAATCCGCCTTGCGCGCGATGGCCTCCCAGTCCGTGAGGAAGGGCGACTGCAGCGGCCGCTGGCGCCAGTAGGCGATGAAGGCCCGCTCCGCTCGCGGCAGGTCATTGGCCTCCAGGGCCTGCTTGACCCCAGCCAGTTCGGGCCGGGTCAGGTCAAGCCGGCGGAGGAAGTCCTCGCGGGGGACGAGGAAGGAGGCGTCGGGTTGGGCATGTGCGAGCCCGGCGGTTACTGCTGCCATCAGCCAGAGCCACCTCATTCTTGCCGTCCTTTGGTCTACTGAGTACCTACTTCCCCACCGCCAGCTTCACCGACTTCCAGATGCCGCCCGCCAGGGCCTCGTTGCCCACGCGCACGACGATGGTGTTCCTCGCGCCGGGCTTCAGCAGCCCCGTCACCTTGATGGGGAAGCGCTTGTCCCAGCCCTGGTCGCCGCCGATGTCGTGCTCACCAGCCTTCACGCCGGTCACGTACACCCACGCCGCCTCGTCCACAGCCCCGAACCAGAGCCACGCGTCCTTGCCCGGCGGGACGCTGAACTGCGGCGTGTCCCAGTCCAGACGGTACCAGGCGAAGCCGACGTACTGGACCTTCTGCTCGTCCCAGAACTTGCCGATCTGCAGCGCCTGCCAGTCCTTGAGGTCGGTGGCTGGCAGGAACCACTGCTCCTTGAGGCCGACATTCGCCTTGTCCAGGCGGAAGCGCCACTCCCGGGGCAGGTCGGCCACGAAGCTGTACTTGGCGTTCAGGTCGCCGAAGG
This genomic stretch from bacterium harbors:
- a CDS encoding heparinase II/III family protein; protein product: MAAVTAGLAHAQPDASFLVPREDFLRRLDLTRPELAGVKQALEANDLPRAERAFIAYWRQRPLQSPFLTDWEAIARKADYKNGTAEAALAGHFNDGYSVYDAPPTGIDWHDCPLSCVTRMPLLIAPRYSYHHTRDRRYLRFLVDHVLGYIAAYPIADFVGQSSKTGWVSHTTVAKPWYWCMLPERFWELSDTLPLIRTSPDVTDEELLTILHRLYQECGYMATQIQTWVDMRHNGGCAMIRGLAMAATVLQDFPQAQRWLDFSAELAAQYITQSFYPDGMCVELTTAYSMGTSREMQEMAWGLRDRPAIQALKPRLGAMVTCLAALSDPTGWLPSFGDLYAGKVQGALNPEVAAWTDLPWAPTVLGKAADPVPPFTVWPVPGQEAWCGYYTMRSDWTPQACYMAIDGGPWGTTHCHGDRLSFVITALGAKFIIDPSGTRYAANTPDSFISRQGSGFLHNTITVDGVDEFVGSIPMESKAPLTNRWEHGDHTSLFVSSYSFAPVKPVSWQRRVLFVD